Proteins found in one Thalassomonas actiniarum genomic segment:
- a CDS encoding ABC transporter substrate-binding protein: protein MFSSRFIFVSTLLLCGCGGENDDADQPLVLDIVAEQFNEEAINFGSVAARQERLDVCLLAVKQINDLGGILGKELNLVGFVARSTAESTELVQKLVDADIQALEVQFSSRAIAAADITVPEGRLLMASTAQSPSLTDIADKDLIFRFQARTDTIAVALAELAIMRGGSKAALIFNDDDSFGQRLSEQFADAFMALGGEIVATISFPISKASGFDGEIAILASSGADVVLNNILEVGIAANFYNEAVTIDFTRLVHLSGSIAGVEASFLDNLIEPMRISGLEGIQSTRGLQTDENVIFFQTSFLEFFGALPGAFTNGVYDACQVVALAIERAGREHNTDNPDAEMIRDSFRAVLNPPGEVVGAASLQHALDILRNNGEIDFNGTYARQWDENGDLIGRLVFDISTLDGIKVEWVASAQLTVFIESND, encoded by the coding sequence ATGTTTAGCTCCCGTTTTATTTTTGTCTCTACTTTGCTGCTTTGTGGCTGTGGTGGTGAAAATGATGATGCCGATCAGCCGCTGGTATTAGATATAGTGGCTGAGCAGTTTAATGAAGAGGCGATTAATTTCGGCTCGGTGGCCGCCAGGCAGGAAAGGTTAGACGTGTGTTTGCTGGCGGTAAAGCAAATCAATGATCTTGGCGGGATCCTTGGTAAAGAGTTAAACCTGGTCGGTTTTGTTGCCCGCTCGACCGCGGAAAGTACCGAACTGGTACAAAAACTGGTGGATGCCGATATCCAGGCGCTGGAAGTGCAGTTTTCTTCCCGGGCGATTGCTGCTGCGGATATTACCGTGCCTGAGGGACGGTTATTAATGGCTTCTACTGCGCAAAGTCCCAGTCTGACGGATATTGCCGATAAGGATTTGATTTTCCGCTTCCAGGCAAGAACCGATACCATTGCGGTTGCCTTGGCGGAGTTGGCGATCATGCGCGGCGGCAGTAAAGCCGCCTTGATTTTTAACGACGACGATAGTTTTGGTCAGAGGCTGTCTGAGCAGTTTGCCGATGCTTTTATGGCCTTAGGGGGAGAGATCGTCGCCACTATCAGTTTTCCTATCAGTAAAGCCAGTGGCTTTGATGGCGAAATAGCGATATTGGCCAGTAGCGGCGCCGATGTTGTGCTTAATAACATACTTGAGGTGGGGATTGCCGCCAATTTTTATAACGAAGCCGTGACCATTGATTTTACCCGTCTGGTCCATCTGTCGGGTTCTATTGCCGGGGTAGAGGCCTCATTTTTGGACAACTTGATCGAACCCATGAGGATCAGCGGTTTGGAGGGAATACAAAGTACCAGAGGATTACAAACAGATGAAAATGTGATTTTTTTTCAAACCAGCTTTTTAGAGTTTTTTGGCGCTTTACCCGGTGCTTTTACCAATGGGGTTTATGATGCCTGCCAGGTTGTTGCTTTGGCCATTGAGCGGGCAGGGCGTGAACACAATACCGATAACCCCGATGCTGAAATGATCCGGGACAGTTTTCGCGCCGTGCTTAATCCGCCGGGGGAAGTTGTCGGCGCTGCCAGTTTGCAGCATGCATTAGATATATTGCGCAATAACGGCGAGATTGATTTTAACGGCACTTACGCCCGGCAATGGGATGAAAACGGGGACCTGATCGGCCGACTTGTGTTTGATATTTCCACCCTGGACGGTATCAAGGTGGAATGGGTGGCTTCGGCACAATTAACGGTTTTTATTGAATCGAATGATTAG